The following proteins come from a genomic window of Varunaivibrio sulfuroxidans:
- a CDS encoding MBL fold metallo-hydrolase, translated as MSIVIRFWGVRGSIACPSSDHIRYGGNTSCVEVQAGGHCFVLDAGTGIRGLGQVLVKNKVQDIHLLMTHTHWDHINGFPFFTPAYDPKCTIDILAGHLQSKTGIQNVLAAQMDNPMFPVPLEAMQATLRFRDFIAGEVFQPYPGVEVATAPLRHPNGATAYRINHEGRSVCYVTDTEHVPGELDQTIVGLIKEADLVIYDCTYTEEEFPAKVGWGHSTWNQGVKLCRAAKAKKMVIFHHDPEHDDAFMDKLEAEAKEVWPSVIAAREGMVVVLDKE; from the coding sequence ATGTCGATCGTCATCAGGTTTTGGGGCGTGCGTGGGTCTATCGCATGCCCTTCTTCCGACCACATCCGCTACGGCGGTAACACCAGTTGTGTCGAAGTGCAGGCGGGGGGGCATTGTTTCGTTCTCGACGCCGGGACGGGAATTCGGGGTCTTGGACAGGTTTTGGTGAAAAATAAAGTCCAGGATATTCACCTTTTGATGACCCATACCCATTGGGATCACATCAATGGATTTCCTTTTTTCACGCCGGCGTACGATCCAAAGTGCACTATCGATATTTTGGCGGGGCACTTGCAAAGCAAAACCGGCATTCAAAACGTCCTCGCCGCACAGATGGATAATCCGATGTTTCCCGTTCCTCTCGAAGCGATGCAGGCGACTCTTCGTTTTCGTGATTTCATCGCCGGAGAAGTTTTCCAGCCCTACCCGGGCGTGGAGGTGGCGACCGCGCCCTTGCGTCACCCCAACGGCGCCACCGCGTATCGGATTAATCATGAAGGGCGTAGCGTGTGCTACGTGACCGATACCGAACACGTCCCCGGTGAACTCGACCAGACAATCGTGGGTCTGATCAAGGAGGCGGATCTGGTCATTTACGATTGCACCTACACCGAGGAAGAGTTCCCCGCCAAGGTCGGTTGGGGGCATTCCACGTGGAACCAGGGGGTTAAGTTGTGTCGCGCGGCCAAGGCGAAAAAAATGGTCATCTTTCATCACGACCCCGAGCATGACGACGCCTTCATGGATAAGTTGGAGGCCGAGGCCAAGGAGGTCTGGCCCTCCGTGATCGCCGCCCGCGAAGGGATGGTCGTGGTTTTGGACAAAGAGTAG